Genomic segment of Candidatus Polarisedimenticolaceae bacterium:
AGGCTCCGGGCGACGCGCTCGTGCGGGGCACGGTGCGCGGCCGGCTCGAGTGCGGCGGTCGGGTGCACCTCTTCGCCGGCGCGGCGGTGCGCGGCGCGTTGACCGCCGCGGCGGCCAAGGTCGAGGGGGAGGTCGAAGGGCCGGTGACGGTCTCCGGCCGCCTCGAGATCGGATCGGCCGCGCGGGTGTTCGGCGACCTTCGGGCCGGACAGCTGGCGATCGCGGAAGGCTCGCTCGTGAAGGGGGCCCTTCAGGCCGAGGCGCCGCCGCACCGGTTCGTCGACCGGCGCACCGCCGAGGTTCCCGCCGAGGTCTCCGAGTAACCTCAGCGCGATCCGTGGCAGCGCAGGCATTCCTGTCCGAGCGGATGCCCCTTCGACTGCGGCGACGCGCCGCCGGGGCCGTGGCACGCCAGGCACGCTTCGGCACTCTCCCATCGCGCGTGCTCGGCGTCGGCCGGCAGCATCGGCGGCTGACGGTTGCGAAGGGCCAGCAGGATGACGATGATCGCGAGCGCGGCGAGCGCCGAGAGCAGGGTCCACTGCGTTCGGGTCATGACTCGCGGAGTATAGGGGAGTGCCCGCGTTGACCGGAACGATCCGAGCGAAGGCGCCGACGCGCATCGATCTCGCCGGAGGGACGCTCGATCTCTGGCCGATCTCGCAGATGGTCGAGCGCGCGGTGACGGTGAACCTCGCGGTCACCCTTCACGCGAACGCGACGATCGAGCCTCGGCGCGACGGAAAGCTGGCGATCGTCTCGCTCGACCGCGGCCGTCGTGCGACGCGCGGGCTTCCCGTCGATCCCGCGACCGCGACGGGGGCGCTGTCGTGGCCGCTGCGCCTGGCCTCGAGCTTCGCGCTCCCGAAGAGCGGGCTGACGATCACGCTGCGGGCCGAAGCCCCCGCGGGGGCGGGGCTCGGCGGCTCGTCGGCACTCGGGGTCGCGCTGGCATCGGCGCTCGATCGCGCGTGCGGCGAGAGGCTCTCCCGCGAGGCGCTCCTGCGGCGCGTGCAGAACGCGGAGACGAGGGAGATCCGCGTTCCGACCGGAAACCAGGACTACCTCGCCGCAATGCACGGCGGTCTCTCCGCCTTCTGGCACGAGGTCGACGGCTGGCGTCGCGAACCTCTCGCGATCCCGGAAGGGCTCGAGGAGCGCCTCGTCCTCGCCTACACCGGGGAACCGCGGCAGTCGGGGTTCAGCAACTGGGACATGTTCCGC
This window contains:
- a CDS encoding polymer-forming cytoskeletal protein, with translation MFNNKKRRFLEGDPIDPGKPDTTVVAAGATVDGDLKAPGDALVRGTVRGRLECGGRVHLFAGAAVRGALTAAAAKVEGEVEGPVTVSGRLEIGSAARVFGDLRAGQLAIAEGSLVKGALQAEAPPHRFVDRRTAEVPAEVSE